The following are encoded together in the Zingiber officinale cultivar Zhangliang chromosome 8A, Zo_v1.1, whole genome shotgun sequence genome:
- the LOC122012551 gene encoding uncharacterized protein LOC122012551, which yields MAFAALRRIPIHLGRTSPSHLRQPLSRTFASSALVDAVSPPSATGSNKIADRIVKLSAIDHHENKHAIIGLVGHTLLRALINGGLIDPASHRLEEIDACSGECEVHIAQEWLDKLPPMSYDERYILTHEHLVRTARPQKRVFNKHARLACQIVLQHELQGMVVVVPKPKPWDIP from the coding sequence ATGGCGTTTGCGGCCCTTCGCCGGATACCTATCCACCTCGGCCGAACAAGCCCCTCCCACCTCCGACAGCCTCTTTCCCGCACCTTCGCGTCTTCGGCGCTCGTTGACGCCGTCTCGCCGCCCTCGGCTACTGGATCCAATAAGATTGCCGACCGGATCGTGAAGCTTTCCGCCATCGATCACCATGAGAACAAGCACGCGATCATCGGACTGGTCGGGCATACGCTCCTCCGTGCTCTGATCAACGGCGGCCTGATCGACCCGGCGTCCCATCGGCTTGAGGAAATCGACGCCTGCTCTGGTGAATGCGAGGTCCATATCGCCCAGGAGTGGCTTGACAAGCTTCCCCCCATGTCCTACGATGAGCGGTACATCCTCACCCATGAGCATTTAGTCCGCACCGCGAGACCCCAGAAACGTGTGTTTAACAAGCACGCAAGGCTTGCGTGTCAGATTGTTCTTCAGCACGAACTGCAAGGTATGGTCGTCGTTGTCCCTAAACCCAAGCCTTGGGACATCCCATAG